In the Tautonia rosea genome, one interval contains:
- a CDS encoding alpha-hydroxy acid oxidase, which translates to MSADNDFSSEVPSVEFLRRRARRRIPGFALDYLEGGCHSEINLERNTAKLRELLLRPYYLRDYPGSDLRTELFGQTYAAPFGIAPIGLQGLMWPRATEILARAAHENNILFCLSTVATASIETVAELTEGRFWFQLYHPAEQEIRDKILDRAEAAGCQTLLILADTPTFGYRPKEIRNGLSIPPRMTLRNVLQMIAHPHWAFSQLRAGAPEFQTLKPYIPPGRGMKHLGQFMNKTFSGRLSEDRVKSLRDKWKGRLVVKGVVTLEDAEKALALGADGIIVSNHGGRQLDAGQATVEALPELVKTFGEKMAIMMDSGIRTGADVATALAAGAHFTFLGRTFMYGVAALGERGGGHCIYMLKRQLQQVMEQVACERPRDFPNHLI; encoded by the coding sequence ATGTCCGCTGATAACGATTTCTCATCCGAGGTCCCCTCTGTCGAGTTTCTCCGCCGCAGGGCCCGGCGGCGGATTCCGGGGTTTGCCTTGGATTATCTGGAAGGCGGATGTCACTCCGAGATCAACCTTGAACGCAATACCGCCAAACTCAGAGAGCTGCTGTTGCGTCCTTATTATCTGCGAGACTATCCGGGCAGCGACCTGAGGACGGAGCTGTTCGGGCAGACCTACGCCGCGCCGTTCGGGATTGCCCCCATCGGCCTGCAAGGACTGATGTGGCCCCGAGCGACGGAAATCCTCGCCAGGGCAGCGCATGAGAACAACATCCTCTTTTGCCTGAGCACCGTCGCCACGGCCAGCATCGAGACGGTGGCGGAATTGACCGAGGGGCGCTTCTGGTTTCAGCTCTATCACCCGGCCGAGCAGGAGATCCGGGACAAAATTCTCGACCGCGCCGAAGCCGCCGGTTGCCAAACCCTGCTGATTCTGGCCGACACCCCCACCTTCGGGTACCGTCCCAAGGAGATCCGCAACGGGCTCTCGATCCCGCCTCGCATGACCCTTCGCAACGTGCTGCAAATGATCGCCCATCCCCATTGGGCCTTTTCCCAGCTCCGTGCCGGCGCCCCCGAATTTCAGACCCTCAAACCCTACATTCCCCCGGGGCGCGGCATGAAACACCTCGGTCAGTTCATGAACAAAACCTTCAGCGGGCGTCTCTCCGAGGACCGCGTCAAATCGCTCCGGGACAAGTGGAAGGGCCGCCTGGTGGTCAAAGGGGTGGTGACTCTTGAAGATGCCGAGAAGGCCCTGGCCCTCGGTGCCGACGGGATCATCGTGTCCAACCACGGAGGACGTCAGCTAGACGCCGGCCAGGCCACGGTGGAAGCGCTTCCGGAACTGGTGAAAACCTTCGGGGAGAAGATGGCGATCATGATGGACTCGGGGATCCGGACCGGCGCGGATGTGGCCACCGCTTTGGCTGCGGGTGCCCATTTCACGTTTCTCGGTCGAACCTTCATGTACGGCGTGGCCGCCCTCGGCGAACGCGGCGGCGGTCACTGCATCTACATGCTGAAACGTCAGTTGCAACAGGTCATGGAGCAAGTCGCCTGCGAACGACCCCGGGATTTCCCGAACCATCTGATTTAA
- the gyrA gene encoding DNA gyrase subunit A, with protein MSTASPTEGHLPTPPLNIEDELKESYLNYAMSVIVSRALPDVRDGLKPSQRRILVAMRDLGLSPGGGTSKCAGIVGETMKRYHPHGDNSIYPTLARMAQWWNMRHLLVTGQGNFGSIHGLPPAAMRYTEAKLSPVAAEMLEDIQLDTVDFQPNYDEKFSEPRVLPSKFPNLLVNGSGGIAVGMATSIPPHNLGEVCDALVAMIDDPEIDLAGLMEHMPGPDFPTGGTICGRWGIMEAYRTGRGRITLRAKYEIEELRDGRSQIIFTEIPYQLTKEMLLKKLADLVNNARITGVSGVDDHSDRKQPVRVVVTVKRGEDPNVVLNQLFRYSPLQDTFSVIMLALVDGRPRTLPLKEMLRLFLEHRVVVIRRRTQYQLRQARQRAHVVEGLLIALHYIDEVIRVIRSSANPSEARARLMGLEVSDQILRRALDNPDAQATGPLTRNQADAILAMRLQQLTGLEADKLADEYRKLREDINRYEAILADERLIYDLIRADLRELKQKYANARRSELSSEELGDFDKEALIREEYMVVTITNAGYIKRLPPSTYRAQGRGGRGISATSTREGDFLEHMFVALTHDYILFFTDQGKVYWLKVYDVPEVSRTAAGRAVVNLLQLDEGERITGFLPVREFAEDEYLMMCTRRGTVKKTPLTAYKRPLGRGIIALGLDEGDELIAVGRVKAGDHVLISTKDGMAIRFDESDARSMGRTAHGVRGIKLEGDDEVVSMIVANGQDDPASLLTVCNNGYGKRTALTEYRSQNRGGKGLIDIKTTERNGPVVAIAKVVDDDEVMMTTVGGNIIRTRVADISTIGRNTQGVRLIRIEDGDSVGSLAKLPEEELNGSNGDETLDESDGAEATLGDEPSPPAPREDHILNDGVGPAEASDHIDDLDADGEPDRE; from the coding sequence GTGAGCACCGCATCGCCGACCGAAGGGCACCTGCCGACCCCGCCGCTGAACATCGAGGACGAGCTCAAGGAGAGCTACCTCAACTACGCGATGTCGGTCATCGTCAGCCGGGCCTTGCCCGACGTCCGCGACGGCCTGAAGCCCTCGCAGCGCCGGATCCTGGTGGCGATGCGCGACCTCGGCCTCTCCCCCGGGGGCGGCACGAGCAAGTGCGCGGGCATCGTCGGCGAGACGATGAAGCGCTACCACCCGCACGGCGACAACTCCATCTACCCCACCCTGGCCCGCATGGCCCAGTGGTGGAACATGAGGCACCTCCTTGTCACCGGGCAGGGGAACTTCGGCTCGATCCACGGCCTGCCCCCGGCCGCCATGCGGTACACCGAGGCGAAGCTGAGCCCCGTCGCCGCCGAGATGCTCGAAGACATCCAGCTCGACACGGTCGACTTCCAGCCGAACTACGACGAGAAGTTCTCCGAGCCCCGCGTCCTCCCCTCGAAGTTCCCGAACCTTTTGGTCAACGGCTCGGGCGGCATCGCCGTCGGCATGGCCACGAGCATCCCGCCCCACAACCTGGGCGAGGTCTGCGATGCCCTGGTCGCGATGATCGACGACCCGGAGATCGACCTCGCCGGCTTGATGGAGCACATGCCCGGCCCCGACTTCCCCACCGGCGGCACCATCTGCGGCCGTTGGGGGATCATGGAGGCCTACCGGACCGGCCGAGGGCGCATCACGCTGCGGGCCAAGTACGAAATCGAGGAACTCCGCGACGGCCGAAGCCAGATCATCTTCACCGAGATCCCGTACCAGCTCACCAAGGAAATGCTCCTGAAGAAGCTGGCCGACCTGGTCAACAACGCCCGGATCACCGGCGTCTCCGGCGTCGACGACCACAGCGACCGCAAGCAGCCGGTCCGGGTGGTGGTGACGGTCAAGCGCGGGGAAGACCCGAACGTCGTCCTCAACCAGTTGTTCCGGTATTCGCCGCTCCAGGACACGTTCAGCGTCATCATGCTGGCCCTGGTCGATGGCCGGCCTCGGACCTTGCCCCTGAAGGAGATGCTCCGGCTGTTCCTCGAACACCGGGTCGTCGTCATCCGCCGCCGGACCCAGTACCAGCTCCGCCAGGCCCGGCAGCGGGCGCACGTGGTCGAAGGCTTGCTCATCGCCCTTCATTATATTGACGAGGTGATCCGCGTCATCCGCTCGTCAGCCAACCCGAGCGAGGCGAGAGCCCGCCTGATGGGCCTGGAAGTCTCCGACCAGATTCTCCGCCGGGCCCTCGACAACCCCGACGCCCAGGCCACCGGCCCGCTCACCCGCAACCAGGCCGACGCGATCCTCGCCATGAGGCTCCAGCAGCTCACCGGCCTCGAAGCCGACAAGCTGGCCGACGAGTACCGCAAGCTCCGCGAGGACATCAACCGCTACGAGGCCATTCTCGCCGACGAACGCCTGATCTACGACCTCATCCGCGCCGACCTCCGCGAGCTCAAGCAGAAATACGCCAACGCCCGGCGCTCGGAACTCTCCAGCGAGGAACTCGGGGACTTCGACAAGGAAGCCCTGATCCGCGAAGAGTACATGGTCGTCACCATCACCAACGCCGGCTACATCAAGCGACTGCCGCCCAGCACCTACCGGGCGCAAGGCCGAGGCGGCCGCGGGATCTCGGCCACGAGCACCCGCGAAGGCGACTTCCTCGAACATATGTTCGTTGCCTTGACCCACGACTACATCCTCTTCTTCACCGACCAGGGGAAGGTCTACTGGCTGAAGGTCTACGACGTGCCCGAGGTCAGCCGGACCGCCGCCGGCCGCGCCGTGGTCAACCTCCTGCAGCTTGACGAGGGGGAACGCATCACCGGGTTCTTGCCCGTTCGTGAGTTCGCCGAAGACGAATATCTGATGATGTGCACCCGTCGCGGGACGGTGAAGAAGACCCCCCTGACCGCCTACAAGCGGCCTCTGGGACGCGGCATCATCGCGCTGGGCCTCGACGAGGGGGACGAGCTGATCGCCGTCGGTCGCGTGAAGGCGGGCGATCATGTCTTGATCTCTACGAAGGACGGCATGGCGATCCGCTTCGACGAGTCGGACGCCCGGAGCATGGGCCGCACCGCCCACGGCGTCCGCGGCATCAAGCTCGAAGGAGACGACGAGGTCGTCAGCATGATCGTCGCCAACGGCCAGGACGACCCGGCCAGCCTCTTGACCGTCTGCAACAACGGCTACGGCAAGCGGACCGCGTTGACCGAGTACCGCTCTCAGAATCGCGGTGGCAAGGGACTCATTGATATCAAGACCACCGAGCGCAACGGCCCGGTCGTCGCCATCGCCAAGGTCGTCGATGACGACGAGGTGATGATGACCACCGTCGGCGGCAACATCATCCGCACGAGGGTCGCCGACATCAGCACGATCGGCCGCAACACCCAGGGGGTCCGCCTGATCCGGATCGAGGACGGAGACTCGGTCGGCTCACTGGCCAAGCTGCCCGAGGAGGAGCTGAACGGCTCCAACGGAGACGAGACCCTTGATGAGTCCGACGGTGCCGAGGCCACCCTCGGCGACGAACCGTCTCCCCCCGCCCCTCGCGAAGACCATATTCTCAACGACGGCGTCGGCCCGGCCGAGGCGAGCGATCATATCGACGACCTCGACGCCGATGGCGAGCCCGACCGGGAGTGA
- a CDS encoding GDP-mannose 4,6-dehydratase, which yields MRALISGITGFVGGHLAEHLLEQGDVVVGLSASGRWPDATAHLAEAVRLETFDLLADSVGSLARMLSRKRPEAIYHLAAQANPHASFDDPRATWDLNLGGTLTLLEAIRTAELDAKPRVVLVGSGVSYGNPSPEDLPVSERCPLRPNNPYAASKAAADLLGIQHWLAHGTPVVIARPFNHAGPRQEDRYVLSSFARQVAEVERGDRPRIEVGNLQVVRDFTDVRDIVRAYRLLAESGRPGEAYNIGTGRNESLASLLDILRGLAARPVEVVVDPSRVRPVDQPLLLADASKLRADTGWEPRWTSEQTLADMLNFWRAHLPAAA from the coding sequence ATGCGAGCGCTGATTTCCGGCATCACCGGCTTTGTCGGCGGCCATCTGGCTGAGCATTTGCTTGAGCAAGGGGACGTGGTGGTCGGGCTTTCCGCCTCGGGCCGATGGCCGGACGCAACCGCCCATCTGGCCGAGGCGGTCCGGCTTGAAACGTTCGACCTGCTGGCCGATTCGGTCGGGTCGCTCGCCCGGATGCTCTCTCGAAAACGCCCGGAGGCGATCTACCACCTGGCCGCGCAGGCCAATCCGCACGCCAGCTTCGACGACCCGAGGGCGACCTGGGACCTGAACCTTGGCGGGACGCTGACCTTGCTCGAAGCGATCCGAACCGCCGAGCTGGACGCGAAGCCCCGGGTCGTGCTGGTCGGATCGGGCGTCTCCTACGGCAACCCGAGCCCCGAGGACCTGCCCGTCAGCGAGCGCTGCCCCCTACGGCCGAACAACCCGTATGCCGCGAGCAAGGCCGCGGCCGACCTGCTCGGCATCCAGCACTGGCTGGCACACGGCACGCCGGTGGTGATCGCCCGGCCGTTCAACCACGCCGGGCCGAGGCAGGAAGACCGCTACGTCCTGAGCAGCTTCGCCCGCCAGGTGGCCGAGGTCGAGCGGGGCGACCGTCCCCGGATCGAGGTCGGCAACCTGCAGGTCGTCCGCGACTTCACCGACGTCCGCGACATCGTCCGCGCCTATCGCCTGCTGGCCGAGTCAGGCCGACCGGGCGAGGCGTACAACATCGGCACCGGCCGCAACGAGTCGCTTGCCAGCTTGCTCGACATCCTGCGAGGGCTGGCCGCTCGTCCGGTCGAGGTGGTGGTTGATCCGTCCCGAGTCCGGCCGGTCGATCAGCCCTTGCTGCTGGCCGACGCCTCGAAGCTCCGCGCCGATACCGGCTGGGAACCGCGCTGGACCAGTGAGCAGACGCTCGCCGATATGCTCAACTTCTGGCGAGCCCACCTCCCAGCCGCGGCCTGA
- a CDS encoding YcjX family protein, translated as MILNPLRRQPLRARRSVGLVGLFYSGKTVLLTSLIAHLRNHDPDRLPLGSGPGAPEITHLGELPPSLCSERFDVDDHYNRLIESDWPAKTDRLNEYRAELVVGKGSWWTTDLSLVDLPGERLADMVIASHPTFDGWSDAVLGVLRNEAEFARIARPYLETASRAGATEAEILAAYRTVLATLHTRFMPFISPSSFVLDPEGVSLDARLGTDRPATEADRIALKAERGVCGLARSEQFAPLPPAVRERSPALASTFAGRYTRYREAVVLPFARALGRCDDLVVLVDVTVLLEGGHGMVNAYRAFLEQVFASVDPGFTPAKQVVDWGLWTLSLFQAKYAHVRRVVFVATKADRVVRDDRDRLLDLLTQLTRPIIRPHQARKHLTVEHVIVSAVHSTWTESGDPADTLRYNTPKGEVRTTVSRLPEQWPDQFEAGRFRFPRPEPALPRARVRVPPHINLDRLTRFLLDLK; from the coding sequence ATGATCCTCAATCCGCTCCGACGACAACCGCTTCGCGCTCGACGTTCGGTCGGCCTGGTCGGCCTCTTTTACAGTGGGAAAACGGTCTTGCTGACCTCATTGATTGCGCACCTGCGCAATCATGATCCTGATCGTTTACCTCTGGGTTCTGGACCCGGTGCGCCGGAGATTACCCACCTGGGAGAACTCCCCCCGAGTCTTTGCTCCGAGCGTTTCGATGTCGACGACCACTACAACCGCCTGATCGAGTCCGACTGGCCCGCCAAGACTGACCGCCTGAACGAGTACCGGGCCGAGCTGGTCGTCGGGAAAGGAAGCTGGTGGACGACCGACCTGTCGCTCGTCGACCTGCCGGGGGAACGGCTGGCGGACATGGTGATCGCCTCGCACCCAACGTTCGACGGCTGGAGCGACGCCGTGCTGGGTGTCCTGCGGAACGAGGCCGAGTTCGCCCGCATTGCCCGACCGTACCTGGAGACGGCGTCGCGAGCCGGCGCGACCGAGGCCGAAATCCTGGCCGCTTACCGCACCGTGCTGGCCACCTTGCACACGCGGTTCATGCCGTTCATCTCACCGTCGAGCTTCGTGCTTGACCCCGAAGGAGTGTCGCTCGACGCGAGGCTCGGCACCGATCGCCCGGCGACCGAGGCCGATCGGATCGCGTTGAAGGCTGAGCGAGGGGTCTGTGGCCTGGCACGCTCGGAGCAGTTCGCTCCCCTGCCCCCGGCAGTTCGGGAGCGATCCCCCGCGCTGGCGTCGACCTTCGCCGGGCGTTACACCCGCTACCGAGAGGCGGTCGTCTTGCCCTTCGCCCGAGCGCTTGGCCGATGCGATGACCTGGTGGTGCTGGTGGATGTGACCGTCTTGCTCGAAGGTGGGCACGGGATGGTCAACGCCTACCGGGCGTTTCTGGAACAGGTGTTCGCCTCGGTCGATCCGGGGTTCACGCCCGCGAAACAGGTGGTGGACTGGGGGCTCTGGACCCTCTCGTTGTTTCAGGCAAAATATGCTCATGTACGTCGAGTCGTGTTCGTCGCCACCAAGGCCGATCGCGTGGTCCGGGACGACCGCGACCGCCTGCTCGACCTGTTGACGCAACTGACCCGGCCGATCATCCGGCCGCACCAGGCGAGGAAGCATCTGACGGTCGAGCATGTGATTGTTTCCGCCGTTCACTCGACCTGGACCGAATCGGGCGACCCGGCCGACACGCTCCGCTACAACACGCCGAAGGGGGAGGTCCGGACCACCGTATCGCGGCTGCCCGAGCAGTGGCCCGACCAGTTCGAGGCGGGCCGTTTTCGTTTCCCTCGGCCCGAGCCTGCCTTGCCTCGGGCCCGCGTGCGGGTGCCGCCTCATATCAATCTTGATCGGTTGACGCGATTTTTGCTTGATTTGAAATAA
- a CDS encoding YcjF family protein, with translation MSRSSGYGPSSGIPGGEGGEHESGPAPETRSEPMSSPTSEPESATERHSRPIDSGIPVPVLDESMVGPTRMFVEDLPPIDDDEPIVEERDRPWLDRGTGVLLVVMATTVLLLVVASQAASFLAALAVWPPVVQAIGYGVAAVLGGMFAIAMIGLVWKYVTLPISPGVRVDRADSLSHRRSLQIQGRRNRAIAKRQLLEFLKRYPTDPRHGRFLKSIAGPEIAQRLLIQRNRLLSHDAATDDDWVREFEARFLEPLDEAARSLVKRHAVAVGVKTAIVPSGFLDGLIVVANAYQLIGSLCRLYCLRADTWSTVKITAHVFGNTFVAARLEEFTDQAADASFDQMHDLIHSQLARGVLSRLSSGVTQGTVNGLLLRRFGRYAIRALRPIRG, from the coding sequence ATGAGTCGTTCCTCGGGCTATGGCCCATCCTCCGGAATTCCCGGCGGCGAGGGGGGGGAGCACGAATCTGGTCCCGCCCCCGAGACGCGGTCGGAGCCGATGTCGAGTCCGACTTCCGAGCCAGAATCCGCCACCGAGCGGCATTCGCGACCGATCGACTCCGGCATTCCCGTCCCCGTGCTCGATGAGTCGATGGTCGGCCCGACTCGCATGTTCGTCGAGGACTTGCCGCCGATCGACGACGACGAACCGATCGTTGAGGAACGTGATCGCCCCTGGTTGGATCGCGGGACCGGGGTCTTGCTCGTTGTGATGGCGACGACGGTCCTCTTGCTGGTCGTGGCCTCGCAGGCGGCGAGTTTCCTGGCGGCCTTGGCGGTCTGGCCGCCGGTGGTGCAGGCGATCGGCTACGGGGTGGCGGCGGTGCTGGGGGGAATGTTCGCGATTGCGATGATCGGGCTCGTGTGGAAATATGTCACGCTGCCGATCTCGCCGGGCGTCCGGGTTGATCGGGCCGATTCGCTGAGTCATCGCCGGTCGCTCCAGATCCAGGGGCGGCGCAACCGGGCAATCGCCAAGCGCCAGCTCCTCGAATTCCTGAAACGCTATCCGACCGATCCGCGGCACGGACGCTTCTTGAAGTCGATCGCCGGTCCCGAGATCGCCCAGCGTCTGCTCATCCAGCGCAACCGGCTCCTGTCGCACGATGCGGCGACCGATGACGACTGGGTCCGCGAGTTCGAGGCGCGTTTCCTCGAACCGCTGGACGAGGCGGCTCGATCGCTCGTCAAGCGTCATGCCGTGGCCGTCGGCGTGAAGACGGCAATCGTGCCGAGTGGGTTCCTCGATGGGTTGATCGTGGTCGCCAACGCCTATCAACTGATCGGCAGCCTTTGCCGATTGTACTGCCTGCGAGCCGACACCTGGTCAACGGTCAAGATCACCGCACATGTTTTTGGCAACACGTTTGTCGCCGCCCGCCTGGAGGAGTTCACCGACCAGGCCGCCGACGCCTCGTTCGACCAGATGCACGACCTGATCCATAGCCAACTCGCCCGGGGGGTGCTCTCTCGCCTTTCCTCCGGCGTGACTCAGGGGACGGTCAACGGCCTGCTCCTGCGCCGGTTCGGCCGTTATGCGATCCGAGCCTTGCGGCCGATCCGGGGGTGA
- a CDS encoding PIN domain-containing protein, whose product MVDTNVVVYAYDPSDLAKHKQAIELLAALSEQGRLVMSVQVFNEFSNVLMSRCREQPLASPEVTIILRRLLMIGKVLPLTASMTLRALDAIPRHGFSFWDALVWAAAREHGATTLYTEDFQHGREIEGVRIVNPFEAAPA is encoded by the coding sequence ATGGTTGATACCAATGTGGTGGTCTACGCGTATGATCCGAGTGACCTCGCGAAGCACAAACAGGCTATAGAACTTCTCGCGGCACTTTCGGAGCAAGGACGACTTGTGATGAGCGTCCAGGTGTTCAACGAGTTTAGTAATGTCTTGATGAGCCGATGCCGGGAGCAGCCGCTGGCCTCGCCTGAAGTCACAATCATCCTACGACGGTTGCTGATGATTGGAAAGGTCTTGCCCTTGACCGCATCCATGACGCTTCGTGCCCTCGACGCCATCCCCCGGCATGGCTTCTCGTTCTGGGATGCGCTGGTCTGGGCTGCCGCCAGGGAGCATGGGGCGACGACCCTGTACACCGAGGACTTCCAGCACGGCCGAGAGATCGAAGGGGTTCGCATTGTGAACCCCTTCGAGGCGGCCCCGGCCTGA
- a CDS encoding choice-of-anchor Q domain-containing protein has product MTAIGWKRSGAVVGRPGKAARRKRALTGAVEALEPRVVMATFMVTSAADTGPGTLRDAITQANRVLREAHVISIAPEVSGPIVLNSALPTLVGEVELSGPEGTQVAIVRSNAPDTPEFRLLTVGKSAKVTVNRLAFSGGQAQFGGGILNDGQLLLMDSDVSGNVAGAKGGGIYNTGAITIGASSIRDNVAEGVRSIGFGPAGIGRGGAIFNSNSLTLSSSSVTGNSTNREGGAIWNSGWTSINTSLFAGNSAEAFVAAPGRVPIGRGGAVYNTSVLHVNGSTLTDNLANQQGGAVYSNVTRPRIEPSSITSSIVADNVVDDVFVRFGPFEFRGPNLVGKVSGRTTGTISMPGVDPMLAPLGLYGGSLLARPPLPGSPAIGAGLFNPAFQTDMRGAARSDGATDLGALQALPFSLLVESGSGQEAMAGEPFAAPIVVRLVAEGGGGAIEGGQVVFTAPAEGASAVLVGNPARVNAEGIAEIRAIANGIPGTFEVVVESAGAEEPVTVTLTNVDPGPGLGDPAPTSSAELPIVTTARQAVEDLRTALPRPSQVAPTVRARAAALARELQQSLSSAVEPARSLHPSVARVLDQLRDRNGSSSSPGTPISTT; this is encoded by the coding sequence ATGACTGCGATCGGGTGGAAGCGAAGCGGGGCGGTCGTGGGGCGTCCGGGCAAGGCGGCTCGCAGGAAGAGGGCGCTGACCGGGGCGGTCGAGGCGTTGGAGCCTCGGGTCGTGATGGCCACCTTCATGGTCACCAGCGCCGCCGATACCGGGCCGGGGACGCTTCGGGATGCGATCACGCAGGCGAACCGGGTGCTCCGCGAGGCGCATGTCATCAGCATTGCGCCGGAGGTCTCGGGGCCGATCGTGCTCAACAGCGCCTTGCCGACGCTCGTGGGGGAGGTGGAGCTTTCCGGCCCCGAAGGGACTCAGGTGGCGATCGTTCGGAGCAACGCTCCGGACACTCCGGAGTTCCGGCTCCTGACGGTGGGCAAGTCGGCCAAGGTCACGGTCAATCGCCTGGCGTTTTCGGGCGGTCAGGCCCAGTTCGGCGGCGGCATTCTGAACGATGGGCAACTGCTCTTGATGGACAGCGACGTGTCGGGGAACGTCGCTGGGGCGAAGGGAGGGGGGATCTACAATACGGGGGCCATCACGATCGGCGCGTCGTCGATCCGGGACAACGTGGCCGAAGGGGTGAGGTCGATCGGCTTCGGCCCGGCGGGGATTGGCCGGGGCGGAGCGATCTTCAACTCGAACAGCCTGACACTTTCTTCCAGCTCCGTGACTGGCAACTCGACCAACCGAGAAGGCGGAGCGATCTGGAATTCCGGCTGGACGAGCATCAACACGAGCCTGTTCGCAGGGAACTCGGCCGAGGCGTTTGTGGCGGCTCCCGGCCGGGTGCCGATCGGCCGGGGCGGGGCGGTGTACAACACCTCGGTGCTTCATGTGAACGGCAGCACCCTGACCGACAATCTCGCCAACCAGCAAGGGGGAGCCGTGTACAGCAACGTCACGCGCCCCCGAATCGAACCGTCGTCGATCACCTCGTCGATCGTGGCCGACAACGTTGTTGACGATGTGTTCGTGCGGTTCGGGCCGTTTGAATTTCGGGGACCGAACCTCGTGGGGAAGGTCTCAGGGAGGACGACCGGCACGATCTCGATGCCCGGGGTCGATCCGATGCTCGCTCCGCTTGGTCTCTATGGCGGGTCGCTGCTGGCCCGACCCCCGTTGCCAGGGAGCCCGGCCATCGGGGCGGGATTGTTCAACCCCGCGTTCCAGACCGACATGCGAGGGGCCGCCCGGTCCGACGGGGCGACCGATCTGGGGGCGCTCCAGGCCCTGCCGTTTTCGCTCCTCGTCGAGTCGGGGAGCGGCCAGGAGGCGATGGCCGGCGAGCCGTTCGCCGCGCCGATCGTCGTGCGGCTCGTGGCGGAAGGGGGCGGGGGAGCGATCGAAGGGGGCCAGGTCGTCTTCACGGCTCCGGCCGAGGGGGCCTCGGCCGTGCTGGTCGGCAACCCGGCGCGGGTCAACGCGGAGGGGATCGCCGAGATCCGGGCGATTGCCAATGGAATTCCGGGTACCTTCGAGGTGGTTGTCGAATCGGCTGGGGCCGAGGAACCGGTGACCGTCACCCTGACCAATGTCGATCCCGGGCCCGGCCTCGGCGACCCGGCGCCGACCTCGTCGGCCGAGCTACCGATCGTCACCACCGCCCGCCAGGCGGTCGAGGATCTGCGAACGGCTCTGCCGAGGCCGTCTCAGGTGGCTCCGACCGTGCGTGCTCGGGCGGCGGCGCTGGCTCGAGAGCTTCAGCAGTCGTTAAGCTCGGCCGTCGAGCCGGCCCGATCGTTGCATCCGAGCGTGGCTCGGGTGCTCGATCAACTTCGTGATCGGAACGGGTCGAGCAGCAGTCCGGGCACGCCGATCTCGACGACCTGA
- a CDS encoding NAD(P)H-hydrate epimerase has product MPTLRPLSRDEVRSIDLRAADELGLPTLVLMENAGRGAAACLRDAAGPEPRPVLILCGPGNNGGDGAVVARHLDAWGWPVRVRWTVSADQLRGDPAAQHAILHRAGFDQRTLTDTNDLATELSWADWVVDGLLGTGLTRAVEGLLRDMIETVNASAKPVLALDLPSGLDCDTGQPLGVAVRAQVTTSFVARKRGFDAPGASDWTGTVQVVEIGVPGLLLDPFRSRS; this is encoded by the coding sequence ATGCCCACCCTGCGCCCCCTCTCGCGCGACGAGGTTCGCAGCATCGACCTCCGGGCCGCCGACGAGCTGGGTCTGCCCACCCTCGTCCTGATGGAGAACGCCGGCCGAGGGGCCGCCGCTTGCCTCCGAGACGCCGCCGGACCCGAGCCGAGGCCCGTGCTCATCCTCTGCGGACCAGGCAACAACGGCGGAGACGGCGCGGTCGTCGCCCGACACCTCGACGCCTGGGGATGGCCCGTCCGCGTCCGATGGACCGTCTCCGCCGACCAGCTCCGGGGCGACCCCGCCGCCCAGCACGCCATCCTCCACCGCGCCGGGTTCGATCAACGCACCTTGACCGATACAAACGACCTCGCCACCGAGCTGTCCTGGGCCGACTGGGTCGTCGACGGCCTGCTCGGGACCGGCCTGACCCGGGCGGTCGAGGGCTTGCTCCGCGACATGATCGAAACGGTCAACGCCTCGGCAAAACCGGTACTCGCGCTCGACCTTCCCTCGGGGCTCGACTGCGACACCGGTCAGCCCCTCGGCGTTGCCGTCCGGGCTCAGGTGACGACCAGCTTTGTCGCCCGCAAGCGCGGCTTCGACGCGCCGGGGGCCTCCGACTGGACCGGCACCGTTCAGGTCGTCGAGATCGGCGTGCCCGGACTGCTGCTCGACCCGTTCCGATCACGAAGTTGA
- a CDS encoding FmdB family zinc ribbon protein → MRSTQTRKRRFDPIRLEPLTTMPLYEYHCETCDRDFEALVRSASDSPKCPSCGSVELTKQFSVPASARSSGAASSSLPVCDAPMPAGGCGAMGCGGGFCAMDN, encoded by the coding sequence ATGCGATCGACGCAGACCCGCAAACGACGATTTGATCCGATCCGCCTGGAGCCCCTGACGACCATGCCCTTATACGAATACCACTGCGAGACCTGTGATCGAGACTTCGAGGCGCTTGTTCGATCGGCGAGCGACTCGCCCAAGTGCCCGTCGTGCGGGAGCGTGGAACTGACGAAGCAGTTCAGCGTGCCGGCCTCGGCCCGGTCGAGCGGCGCGGCCTCCTCGTCCCTTCCGGTCTGCGACGCCCCGATGCCCGCCGGAGGCTGCGGCGCCATGGGCTGCGGCGGCGGCTTCTGCGCGATGGATAACTGA